The following proteins come from a genomic window of Solwaraspora sp. WMMA2065:
- a CDS encoding MurR/RpiR family transcriptional regulator gives MNDSEVVPAASAERVLDLFTGVRLTPTQRRIAHSLVQHAGSAAFLSAAEVAELARVSQPSVTRFAMALGYDGYPALRRRLREFAVNPPGTGQPGGAAGLPVPRGESRRGGRRAYAADNEMQRAVRAEARHLSMLADQLGDRDRLTAAGTLLAGSTPLPVLGLRAAAPLATYFGFFAAKVRPDVRVLDSGGSLLPERLEQTREAGATALLAIVLPRYPREAVDALVEARAVGLAVVLITDSLLSPAAEHADLVLPAPVGDQLVFDLHAAPMALAMVLLQAICDAAPGEAQRRLEQFERSAAQRNVFIG, from the coding sequence GTGAATGACAGCGAGGTCGTCCCGGCCGCTTCGGCCGAACGGGTGCTCGACCTGTTCACCGGGGTCCGCCTCACCCCCACCCAACGTCGGATCGCGCACAGCCTGGTGCAGCACGCCGGATCCGCCGCGTTCCTGTCCGCCGCCGAGGTCGCCGAGCTGGCCCGGGTCAGTCAGCCGTCGGTCACCCGGTTCGCGATGGCGCTCGGCTACGACGGCTACCCGGCGCTGCGCCGCCGACTACGCGAGTTCGCCGTCAACCCACCAGGCACCGGCCAGCCCGGCGGCGCTGCCGGCCTGCCCGTACCGCGCGGCGAGTCCCGGCGCGGCGGGCGGCGGGCCTACGCCGCCGACAACGAGATGCAGCGCGCGGTCCGCGCCGAGGCCCGGCATCTGAGCATGCTCGCCGACCAGCTCGGCGATCGGGACCGGCTCACCGCCGCCGGCACCCTGCTGGCCGGCAGCACCCCGCTGCCGGTACTGGGGCTGCGGGCCGCCGCCCCACTGGCCACCTACTTCGGGTTCTTCGCCGCCAAGGTCCGCCCGGACGTACGGGTGCTGGACAGCGGCGGCAGCCTGCTGCCGGAGCGCCTGGAACAGACCCGGGAAGCCGGCGCGACCGCGCTGCTGGCCATCGTGCTGCCCCGCTACCCTCGGGAAGCCGTCGACGCGCTGGTCGAAGCGCGCGCCGTCGGCCTGGCCGTGGTGCTGATCACCGACTCCCTGTTGAGCCCGGCCGCCGAACACGCCGACCTGGTGCTGCCCGCCCCGGTCGGCGACCAGCTGGTGTTCGATCTGCACGCCGCGCCGATGGCGTTGGCGATGGTCCTGCTGCAGGCGATCTGCGACGCGGCACCGGGCGAGGCGCAGCGGCGGCTGGAGCAGTTCGAGCGCTCCGCCGCCCAGCGCAATGTCTTCATCGGCTGA
- a CDS encoding urocanate hydratase: protein MAELIRAARGANRTAKGWPQEAALRMLMNNLDPDVAERPDDLVVYGGTGRAARDWPSYHALVATLNELADDETMLVQSGRPVGVLRTHEWAPRVLLANSNLVGDWATWPEFRRLEQLGLTMYGQMTAGSWIYIGTQGILQGTYETFAAVAAKLAAGTTTTPVDPTAPPAWIDRVGAASLAGTLTLTAGCGGMGGAQPLAVTMNGGVCLIVDVDPQRLARRVATGYLDTVAASLAEAVTLAQAARRDRRALSVGVVGNAATVLPQLLADGVEIDIVTDQTSAHDPLSYLPEGVELADAAAYAGRAPQEYTQRARESMARHVAAMVGFADAGAEVFDYGNSIRDEARLGGYDRAFDFPGFVPAYIRPLFCAGKGPFRWAALSGDPADIAATDRAILDLFGDNEALARWIRLAGERVAFQGLPARICWLGYGERELAGVRFNEMVARGELAAPVVIGRDHLDCGSVASPYRETEAMADGSDAIADWPLLNALVNTASGASWVSIHHGGGVGIGRSIHAGQVCVADGSALAGQKIERVLRNDPATGVLRHVDAGYQLAGQVAAAHDLPVPMGRR, encoded by the coding sequence ATGGCTGAGCTGATCCGGGCGGCGCGCGGCGCCAACCGTACCGCCAAGGGGTGGCCGCAGGAGGCCGCGCTGCGGATGCTGATGAACAACCTCGACCCGGACGTCGCCGAACGCCCCGACGACCTGGTGGTGTACGGCGGCACCGGCCGGGCGGCCCGGGACTGGCCGTCCTACCACGCACTGGTGGCGACGCTTAACGAGCTGGCCGACGACGAGACGATGCTGGTCCAGTCGGGCCGGCCGGTCGGCGTCCTGCGCACCCACGAGTGGGCGCCCCGGGTGCTGCTGGCCAACTCGAACCTGGTCGGCGACTGGGCGACCTGGCCGGAGTTCCGCCGGCTGGAGCAACTCGGCCTGACCATGTACGGGCAGATGACCGCCGGCTCGTGGATCTACATCGGCACCCAGGGCATCCTGCAGGGCACCTACGAGACGTTCGCGGCGGTCGCCGCCAAACTGGCGGCGGGCACCACGACCACGCCGGTCGACCCCACCGCGCCGCCGGCCTGGATCGACCGGGTCGGTGCCGCGTCGCTGGCCGGCACGCTGACGCTGACCGCCGGCTGCGGCGGGATGGGCGGCGCGCAGCCGCTCGCGGTCACCATGAACGGTGGGGTGTGCCTGATCGTCGACGTCGACCCGCAGCGACTGGCCCGCCGGGTCGCCACCGGCTACCTGGACACCGTCGCCGCCTCGCTGGCCGAGGCGGTCACCTTGGCCCAGGCCGCCCGGCGGGACCGGCGGGCGCTGTCGGTCGGCGTGGTCGGCAACGCGGCGACCGTCTTGCCGCAGCTGCTCGCCGACGGCGTCGAGATCGACATCGTCACCGACCAGACCAGCGCGCACGACCCGCTGAGCTACCTGCCGGAAGGGGTCGAGCTGGCCGACGCGGCGGCGTACGCCGGCCGGGCACCGCAGGAGTACACGCAGCGGGCCCGGGAGTCGATGGCCCGGCACGTCGCCGCGATGGTCGGCTTTGCCGACGCCGGTGCCGAGGTGTTCGACTACGGCAACTCGATCCGCGACGAGGCCCGGCTCGGCGGCTACGATCGGGCGTTCGACTTCCCCGGTTTCGTGCCGGCGTACATCCGGCCGCTGTTCTGCGCCGGCAAGGGTCCGTTCCGGTGGGCGGCGCTGTCCGGCGATCCGGCCGACATCGCCGCCACCGACCGGGCGATCCTCGACCTGTTCGGCGACAACGAGGCGCTGGCCCGCTGGATCCGGCTGGCCGGCGAACGGGTCGCCTTCCAGGGGCTGCCGGCCCGGATCTGCTGGCTCGGGTACGGCGAACGGGAACTCGCCGGGGTGCGGTTCAACGAGATGGTGGCCCGCGGTGAGCTGGCCGCCCCGGTGGTGATCGGCCGGGACCATCTGGACTGCGGTTCGGTGGCGTCGCCGTACCGGGAGACCGAGGCGATGGCCGACGGCTCCGACGCGATCGCCGACTGGCCGCTGCTCAACGCCCTGGTCAACACGGCCAGCGGCGCGTCCTGGGTGAGCATCCACCACGGCGGCGGGGTCGGCATCGGCCGGTCGATCCACGCCGGTCAGGTCTGCGTCGCCGACGGGTCGGCGCTGGCCGGGCAGAAGATCGAGCGGGTGCTGCGCAACGACCCGGCGACCGGGGTGCTGCGCCACGTCGACGCCGGCTACCAGCTGGCCGGTCAGGTCGCCGCCGCGCATGACCTGCCGGTGCCGATGGGCCGCCGATGA